One Carassius gibelio isolate Cgi1373 ecotype wild population from Czech Republic chromosome A7, carGib1.2-hapl.c, whole genome shotgun sequence DNA window includes the following coding sequences:
- the LOC128017176 gene encoding transmembrane protein 256 — protein sequence MIISEVMNAASLVQRLAGISGALAIAAGAYGAHGFRHSEASDYQRELYDMANKYHIYHSLALLGAARCRKPALAGAVLLAGMGCFCGPLYHQALTNDPSFSKLAPIGGSLLIVGWAAMAL from the exons ATGATTATTTCAGAAGTCATGAACGCTGCTTCACTGGTCCAGAGGTTAGCAGGGATTTCTGGAGCACTTGCTATCGCAGCAGGTGCATATGGTGCTCACG GATTCAGACACAGCGAAGCGAGTGATTACCAGAGAGAG TTGTATGATATGGCAAACAAGTATCACATCTACCACAGTCTGGCGTTGTTAGGAGCCGCTCGCTGTAGAAAACCTGCTCTG GCAGGTGCAGTCCTCCTCGCTGGCATGGGTTGCTTTTGCGGTCCTCTCTACCACCAGGCCTTAACCAATGACCCCAGCTTCAGCAAGCTGGCACCAATTGGAGGCTCATTGCTCATCGTTGGCTGGGCTGCGATGGCTCTTTGA